The Mustelus asterias unplaced genomic scaffold, sMusAst1.hap1.1 HAP1_SCAFFOLD_847, whole genome shotgun sequence genome window below encodes:
- the LOC144487528 gene encoding uncharacterized protein LOC144487528 gives MEKPWKCADCEKGYRAPSELEAHRRSHTGERPFICSQCEKGFNQLPSLRIHQRVHTGERPFTCSQCGKGFSQLSNLQRHQRIHTGERPFTCSQCGKGFTRSSHLQSHQRVHTGERPFTCSQCGKGFVQLSDLQRHQRVHTGEGPFTCSQCGKGFTRSFHLLRHQRVHTGERPFTCSQCGKGFTRSSHLQTHQRVHTGERPFSCPQCGKGFTQLSTLRTHQRVHTGERPFTCSQCGKSFRVSSQLLRHQQVHE, from the coding sequence atggagaaaccatggaaatgtgcggactgtgagaagggatacagagccccatcagagctggaagctcatcggcgcagccacactggggagaggccgtttatctgctctcagtgtgagaagggatttaatcagttacCCAGCTTACggatacaccagcgggttcacactggggagaggccattcacctgctctcagtgtggaaagggattcagtcagttatccaacctgcagagacaccagcgaattcacactggagagaggccatttacctgctctcagtgtgggaagggattcactcggtcatcccacctgcagagccaccagcgagttcacactggggagaggccattcacctgctctcagtgtgggaagggattcgttcagttatccgacctgcagagacaccagcgagttcacactggagaggggccatttacctgctctcagtgtgggaagggattcactcggtcattccacctgctgagacaccagcgagttcacactggggagaggccattcacctgctctcagtgtgggaagggattcactcggtcatctcacctgcagacacaccagcgagttcacactggggagaggccattcagctgccctcagtgtgggaagggattcactcagttatccaccctgcggacacaccaacgagttcacactggggagagaccgttcacctgctctcagtgtgggaagagtttcagagtttcatcccagctgctgagacaccaacaagttcacgagtga